The following proteins are encoded in a genomic region of Colletotrichum higginsianum IMI 349063 chromosome 9, whole genome shotgun sequence:
- a CDS encoding Galactoside O-acetyltransferase, with protein MVPPVRTAKDENAIAHARTLERVPWCDDYEKMVSGMLYSCMAPELVASRNRARRLAQRFNTYVPDESASADEVASTRVGMIKELFGKIGEDVYIEPSLQVDYGCNITVGDRFYANFNCVILDCAHVTIGDRVMFATGVSLITATHETGLQSRRDNIEYAEPITIGDDCWIGANVTVLPGVKIGKGCTIGAGALVNRDIPDYSVAVGVPAKVVKKVDPVD; from the exons ATGGTTCCCCCGGTCCGGACGGCGAAAGACGAGAATGCCATCGCCCACGCGAGGACGCTGGAGCGGGTGCCCTGGTGCGACGACTACGAGAAGATGGTGTCGGGCATGCTCTACAGCTGCATGGCGCCCGAGCTGGTCGCATCGAGGAACCGTGCCAGACGCCTGGCCCAGCGCTTCAACACGTACGTCCCGGATGAGAGCGCGTCCGCCGACGAGGTTGCTAGCACGAGGGTGGGCATGATCAAGGAGCTGTTCGGCAAGATCGGGGAGGATGTCTACATCGAGCCCAGCTTGCAGGTCGACTACGGCTGCAACATCACCGTCGGAGACCGTTTCTACGCCAACTTCAA CTGCGTCATTCTTGACTGTGCCCATGTCACCATCGGCGACAGAGTCATGTTCGCGACGGGCGTCAGCCTCATCACGGCGACGCACGAGACAGGCTTGCAGTCGAGAAGAGACAACATCGAGTACGCGGAGCCCATCACCATCGGGGATGACTGCTGGATCGGAGCAAACGTCACCGTGCTGCCGGGAGTCAAGATCGGCAAGGGCTGCACGATTGGCGCCGGAGCCCTCGTGAACAGAGATATTCCTGATTACTCGGTGGCTGTGGGCGTCCCGGCTAAGGTTGTTAAGAAGGTAGATCCCGTCGATTAG